One Brassica oleracea var. oleracea cultivar TO1000 chromosome C7, BOL, whole genome shotgun sequence genomic window carries:
- the LOC106304939 gene encoding uncharacterized protein LOC106304939 — translation MVREGQDEEEEEEEEMMMMVAATTKPAWLKGLIGETFFSSCGIHESRRKSEKNVFCLLCCLSVCPHCLPSHRSHPLLQVRRYVYHDVVRLSDLEKLIDCSYVQPYTINGAKVIFINQRPQSRAKVSSNVCFTCDRILQEPFHFCSLSCKVDYLVYQGDDLSSILYRIDESDFTFASLRMDGHDQFGEISTMEDDADDIIVISDQSEQGNNSNKKEKKKKKKKESNYFPGMVLSLGSRRKGAPHRAPFS, via the exons ATGGTGAGAGAAGGTCAAGACGAGGAGGAGGAGGAGGAGGAGGAGATGATGATGATGGTGGCGGCGACGACTAAACCTGCATGGCTTAAAGGATTAATTGGGGAAACTTTCTTCTCGAGCTGTGGGATCCATGAGAGTCGCCGTAAAAGCGAGAAGAACGTCTTTTGCTTGCTCTGTTGTCTCAGTGTTTGTCCTCACTGCCTCCCTTCGCATCGCTCCCATCCTCTTCTTCAG GTGAGACGATACGTATACCACGATGTCGTTCGGCTGAGTGATCTTGAGAAGCTCATAGATTGCTCATATGTTCAG CCATATACAATTAATGGAGCTAAAGTGATATTCATAAACCAAAGACCACAATCAAGAGCCAAGGTCTCATCAAATGTTTGCTTCACTTGTGATAGAATCCTTCAAGAACCATTCCACTTTTGTTCTCTCTCTTGCAAG GTGGATTACTTAGTTTATCAAGGAGATGATCTATCAAGCATTCTCTATAGAATCGATGAATCGGATTTCACGTTTGCAAGTTTGAGAATGGACGGACACGATCAGTTTGGAGAGATATCAACAATGGAGGACGATGCCGACGATATTATAGTAATCTCAGATCAATCGGAGCAAGGTAACAATAGTAATAAGAAAGAGAAAAAGAAAAAGAAGAAGAAAGAGAGCAATTACTTTCCCGGAATGGTTCTTTCACTTGGCAGCAGAAGAAAAGGTGCTCCTCATAGGGCTCCTTTCTCATAA
- the LOC106302685 gene encoding uncharacterized protein LOC106302685 has protein sequence MDHTTINAFAWICWAIWGARNQTLFQNRSFSPQETFNKAIAAAREWELAQPAPIAPSIHPPPRSNFQQLSPDLIRCNTDGAWKVESGAAGQGWIFSDATTPEIDRGSLYKKHVSSPLLVEALAIREALMHVISLNINHI, from the coding sequence ATGGATCACACTACTATAAATGCTTTTGCATGGATCTGTTGGGCGATTTGGGGCGCTCGAAATCAAACCCTCTTTCAGAATCGATCCTTTTCTCCTCAGGAAACTTTCAACAAAGCAATTGCCGCTGCTAGAGAATGGGAATTGGCTCAACCCGCACCAATAGCCCCATCAATCCACCCACCTCCACGATCAAACTTCCAACAATTATCACCCGATCTGATTCGTTGTAACACAGACGGAGCTTGGAAAGTAGAATCGGGAGCAGCAGGACAGGGCTGGATCTTCTCGGATGCCACGACGCCAGAAATTGATCGCGGATCACTCTACAAAAAACATGTATCATCTCCTCTACTCGTAGAAGCTTTGGCGATAAGAGAAGCTCTCATGCATGTGATCTCCCTTAACATCAATCACATCTGA
- the LOC106302686 gene encoding uncharacterized mitochondrial protein AtMg00810-like gives MGRLSYFLGIKVDYNDSGVLLTQQHYAMEIIERAGMKDCKPLSPVDVNSKLSLEDGELLKNPTEYRKLAGALQYFTLTRPDITYAVQQICLFMHAPRQSHYNALKRIIRYIQGTKSHGIHIYKSKKNSVTAYSDADWAGCPDTRRSTSGYCMYLSDNLISWSSKRQQTVPRSSAEAENRGVANAVAETCWIRNLLLELHLPIKQATLVFCDKISAVYMSSNPVQHQRTKHVEISLHFVREKVALGQVKVLHVPTAFQYADIFTKGLPSSLFISFKNSLNVRDSDIRTAGG, from the coding sequence ATGGGGCGCTTGTCTTATTTCTTGGGGATTAAGGTTGACTACAACGACTCAGGAGTGTTGCTAACGCAACAGCACTATGCAATGGAGATCATTGAAAGAGCAGGTATGAAGGATTGCAAACCTCTTTCCCCAGTCGACGTGAACTCAAAACTCTCACTGGAAGATGGCGAGTTATTAAAGAACCCGACAGAATACAGGAAACTTGCGGGAGCCTTGCAATATTTCACATTGACAAGACCAGATATCACATATGCGGTTCAACAAATTTGTTTATTCATGCATGCTCCAAGACAAAGCCACTACAATGCGCTAAAGAGAATCATACGATACATACAAGGTACAAAGAGTCATGGAATACATATTTACAAATCGAAAAAAAACTCTGTCACTGCCTATTCCGACGCGGATTGGGCTGGATGCCCTGATACAAGGCGATCAACGTCGGGTTACTGTATGTACCTTAGCGATAACCTCATCTCTTGGTCGTCAAAGCGTCAACAGACAGTCCCCAGGTCAAGCGCTGAGGCAGAAAACAGGGGAGTTGCAAACGCAGTAGCTGAAACTTGCTGGATACGGAACCTTCTTCTCGAGCTGCATCTTCCGATCAAGCAAGCAACCTTAGTCTTCTGCGATAAAATCAGTGCAGTCTACATGTCTTCCAATCCCGTCCAGCATCAAAGAACCAAACATGTTGAAATCAGTCTCCATTTTGTCCGAGAAAAAGTCGCACTTGGTCAGGTTAAGGTTCTTCATGTCCCAACAGCCTTCCAATATGCTGATATTTTCACCAAAGGATTGCCATCGTCACTCTTCATATCCTTCAAGAACAGCTTAAACGTCAGAGACTCCGACATTCGCACTGCAGGAGGGTGA
- the LOC106302684 gene encoding uncharacterized protein LOC106302684 produces the protein MQPVRRSSRLTRNTISAPETAASSSRKNSRKSSQRRIRCTPPPEDSEPEVESLSEENSSEEEEDMHEEILPKETRYENSRTAFQGLYQEKPDLLRPSKKPLSARFLTQGARERTSTVADAGLLYTVCDSDSFQPSIVREFVANLGDAEPRGDGVAVYVRGSLIEFSPSLINTMYCIPHCEEDSSWMDEKLDKVCTLLSGNRIKRWEDMSSKYLTVTNQVLYKLVCSNWIPTMSYTAMNAERLRFIYMLHLRKGFNFGKVIYNQIMRMAENTETEKKRRIILPTLIQQVILIQRNVPPDNSDEAESDFPKLVVKDKKAGLGSGVDSKEPDLEEDIDQAISFLKGIRSRLKRGEYPIQRKNEDSESG, from the exons ATGCAACCGGTAAGGCGAAGCTCGCGACTGACTCGCAACACAATCTCAGCTCCTGAAACTGCCGCCTCCAGCTCTCGAAAAAACTCACGCAAATCCTCTCAACGCCGAATCAGATGCACACCACCTCCGGAGGACTCCGAACCCGAAGTGGAGTCTCTGTCCGAAGAGAACTCATCGGAAGAGGAGGAAGACATGCATGAAGAGATTCTTCCCAAAGAAACGCGGTATGAAAACAGTCGAACTGCGTTTCAGGGTTTGTATCAAGAAAAACCAGATCTACTGCGACCATCAAAGAAACCTCTGTCAGCCCGATTCTTAACTCAAGGGGCTAGAGAAAG AACCTCCACAGTTGCTGATGCCGGGCTACTCTATACGGTCTGTGACTCTGATTCATTCCAGCCGTCTATAGTTCGTGAATTTGTGGCCAATTTAGGGGATGCTGAACCGCGGGGAGATGGGGTTGCAGTCTACGTACGAGGATCGTTGATAGAATTCTCTCCGAGTCTGATCAACACAATGTACTGCATTCCGCACTGTGAGGAAGACTCTAGCTGGATGGATGAGAAACTTGATAAAGTCTGCACCCTCCTCTCTGGGAACAGAATCAAGCGTTGGGAAGACATGAGCTCGAAATACTTGACAGTCACAAATCAAGTGCTGTACAAACTAGTGTGCTCAAACTGGATCCCAACGATGAGCTACACAGCCATGAATGCTGAACGTCTCCGATTCATCTACATGCTTCACCTTCGGAAAGGATTTAACTTCGGGAAGGTCATCTACAACCAGATTATGAGAATGGCTGAGAACACCGAGACTGAAAAGAAAAGAAGGATCATCTTGCCCACCTTAATCCAGCAAGTCATCCTTATTCAGCGCAATGTACCTCCAGACAACAGTGATGAAGCGGAGTCAGACTTTCCTAAGCTGGTTGTCAAGGACAAGAAAGCCGGTCTTGGCTCTGGAGTGGATTCGAAGGAACCTGATCTCGAAGAAGACATTGACCAAGCGATCTCCTTCCTCAAAGGAATTCGCAGCAGGCTCAAGA GGGGAGAATATCCAATCCAACGGAAGAATGAAGACTCAGAGAGTGGCTAA